The Jiangella sp. DSM 45060 genome contains the following window.
ACGGGCTGGCGGCGTACGCGTTCACCGACTCGCTGCGGACGGCTCGGCGAGTGGCCGCCGAGGTCCAGGCCGGGATGATCGCCATCAACCACGCACAACTGGTGGGGCCGGAGACCCCGTTCGGCGGGCTCAACCAGAGCGGTTACGGCTCGGACGGCGGGGCCGAGGCCCTGGACGACTACCTGAACGTGAAGCTGGTGAGTCAGGCATGAGAGACGATCTGGCGACCCCCGTCGACGTCCCGGTGCTCATCGTGGGCGGCGGGCCGGCCGGGCTGACGGCGGCACTCCTCCTGGCGCGGTCCGGCGTCAGATCGCTCGTGCTGGAGCGGCGGTCCGAAGCCCCGCGGCTGCCGCGCGCGCACCTGCTCAACGTGCGCACCATGGAGGTCTTCGCCGACATCGGGATCGCCGATCGCGTCTACGAGCTCGGGCCGCAGAACGAGCGCTGGCACAAGGTGGCCTGGTACACGTCGCTGGGCGGGCCGACGCCACTGCACGGTCGGAAGATCGGCGAGGTCCAGGCCTGGGGCGGTGGAACCGACGAGGCCCGATACCGGGCCGCCAGCCCTCAGCGGTTCTGCAACGTTCCGCAGATCCATCTCGACCGGGTGCTGTGGGACAAGGCCAGGGAGATCCTCGGCGATTCCGTCCGCGCCGGCCAGGAGGTCGTCGACCTGCGCGTCGACGACGACAGCGCCGTCGTCGTCGCGCGCGACCTCGCGCGTGGCACGACCTATGAGGTGTCCGCACGCTACGTCATCGTCGCCGACGGTGGCCGCACCTGTGCCGCGGCCCTCGGTGTCGCCATGGACGGGCCGCAGCGGATGCGAACGATCTCCAGCCTCTACTTCACCTCCGACCTGTCCGGCTACGCGGATCCGGACGCACTGATCACCCACTTCATCAACCCTCGCAGCCATGGCCGCGTGGGTGGCGTGCTGCAGGCTCTGGGACCCGGCCGCTACGACGCGTCGTCGCCACAGTGGGCCCTCGCGCTCTCGGGTGCGTCGATGACCGACGCGGTGGCCGCGGCGCCGGAGGTCGCGGCCAGGGACCTGCTCGGGTTGCCACCCGACCACCACCTGGAGGTCCACGCGATCAGCCAGTGGCAGTACGAGGCCGTCGTCGCGCGGCGGTTCCGGCGGGGACCGGTGTTCCTCGTCGGCAACGCCGCTCACCGCCACCCGCCGACCGGCGGACTCGGACTCAACTGTGCCGTCCAGGACTCGGCCAACCTCGCCTGGAAGCTCGCGGCGGTCATGAGCGGGTGGGGTCACGACGCCCTGCTCGACAGCTACGAGACCGAGCGTCGCCCCGTCGCGGCCCTCTACACCGCCCACGCCATGGAGAACTCGAACCGGCACCTGCCGATCGCGGCCGCGATGGGCCTGTCCGCCACGATGCCCGAGGACGAGGGCTGGCAGCAGGTCGCGATCTGGGCCTCGGACACCTCGGAGGGCCGCCGACGCCGAGCCGAGGCATCGGCTGCTGTGGCCGAGAACGCTCTCGACTACAGCCAGCTCAACATCGAGGCCGGGTACTCCTACGCCTCCGGGGCACTCGTCCCAGACGGGACGCCGCCGCCCGACGGCCATCAGTCCAGCATCACGTATGTGCCCACCGCCCGTCCGGGACACCATCTGCCGCACCTGTGGGTGACGCGCGACGGCTCGCGGATCTCGACGCACGACCTCGTCGTCCACGACGGGCTCACCCTGCTGGTGCGCGACAGTGCCGCCAGCGCCTGGGCGGACGCCCTGAAGGCGGCGTCGCCCGTCCTCGCGGCCCCGGTCGCCGTCGCCGTCGTCGGACTCTCGGACGGTGTGCGAGAACCCGGCGGGTCGACGGCCGTGGACTCCTGGACGGTTCTGTCCGGGACGGCGGAGGACGGCGCGCTGCTGGTTCGTCCGGACCGGCACGTCGCCTGGCGCACACCGACCATGCCGGCAGACCCGGCGGATGCGCTGATCAACGCGGTGACGCTGGTCGTCGACCCGGATCCGGGGTCCGTTCACGAGGTCGATCCGCTGCTCGAGCGGGTCAACGAGGCGGCCCGTGTCGTCGTCGGTCACGGAAGGGCGGTCACCCGTGGTTCGACCTCGTGATGGTGCGGGTCCGCTGGTCGCCGTGATCGGCGCTGCGGGGACGGTCGGGTCGGCCTTCGCCTTCCACTGGCTGGTCTCGGCTCCGGCGGGCGAGCTGGTCCTCGTCGACGTCAACGCCGGCGCCCTGCAGGCCCAGCTGATGGATCTGGACCACCTTCGCGGACTCGGGGCACACCCTGGAGTGCGCATCGGGTCGCGCGCCGCGCTCGCGGAGGCCGACGTGGTGGTCCTGGCCGCTTCGCTCTCGGCGCCGGCGGGCCCGGACCGCGCCGCCATGGTGACTCGCAACGCGGGACTCCTCGCCGGGCTGCTGCCCGATCTCCGGCTCGCTCGACCCGACGCCCTCGTGGTGGTCGCGACCAACCCGGTCGATGCGATCACCACCCTCGTCGTCGACTCCGGATCGCTGCGTGCCGACCAGGTCCTCGGGTTCAGCCTCAACGACACGCTCCGATTCCGGGCAGCGCTGGCGAGGCACTTCGGCGTCGAGATCGGCCGGGTCGAGGGCTGGAACCTCGGTCAGCACGGTGGCGCTCAGGTGCCCGTCTACTCCGCCGTGACGGTCGACGGACGCGCACGCTCGATCTCTCCACGCGACCGGCCGCCGATCGACAGCTACCTGGCCGAATGGTTCCGCTCCTACCAAGGGCTCCAGCCGGGTCGGTCCACCGGCTGGGCGTCGGCGGCGGGGCTCCATCGGGTGATCGACACCTGGTGGAACCGCCGGTCGGCACCGCTGCCGTGTTCGAGGCTGCTGGGCGGTGAACACGGCCTGACCGGCGTCGCCCTCGGCGTTCCGGTCGACCTGTCCGGCGACCGGCCGGCGGTGGTCGAGTTGGGGCTCACCGGCGCCGAGGAGGCGGGCATGCACCGCGCCGGCGCCGCGGTGGGCCGGGCGGTCGACGCCCTGCGGGACGCCCTCGCGCGGGAACGGGAGGACGCGTGAGGATCACAGCCCTCCGGGCGCGCCGGCTCGAGGTCCCGGTCACGCTGCCGCTGAGCCCGGCTCCCCGTCTCGTTCCGTTGCTCCTGGCCGAGGTGGACACCGACGCCGGGGCGAGTGGGCACGCGTTGTTCTTCGCTCCGATGGCATCGGCCGTGCTCGCGTATCTCCGCGACGAGGCCACACCACTCCTGGTGGGAGCCCCCGCCCGGCCCGAAGCAGTCCGCGAGATCCTCGAACAACGGATGCCGCACCGCCCGACGACCGGGGCCTGGGCGACCGCCGCGAGCCTGGTCGACATCGCCGTCTGGGACGCACTGGGCCAGCGGACGCAGACCCCGGTGTGGCAGCTCCTCGGGGGCGCCCGCGCCGAGGTCGAGGCCTATGTGACCTTCGGCCTGCCGGCCTACTGCCGGACCGAGCTCGTGCGGCTGGCCGAGCAGTTGGTGGGCGATGGGCATCGGGGCCTGAAACTGGTGGTCGGCGCGCAGGCCGGGCAGGGCGCGAGCCGGCGGAACCAGAGCCTGCGCGCGGACGCCGAGCGGATTCATGCGGTCCGTGCCGCCGTCGGACCCGACGTCGACCTCATGATCGACGCGAACAAGCGGCTCACCCTGCCCCAGGCGGTCGCGCTGGCCGACGCCGTCGGCGAGTGCGATCTGACGTGGTTCGAGGATCCGGTCACGCTCGGCGATCCGAGCCTCATGGCGCAGGCACGAGACCGGATCGCCATCCCGATCGCGGGAGGAAGCCTGGGCATGGGGAACGTGGCCACCTTCCATCACCTCGTCTCGTCGGGCGCGATCGACATCGCCCAGCCCAACGTCCGTGACCTGGGCGGCTTCACCGGCGCCCGGCGGGCCATGGCCATCGCCGAGGCACATCACCTCCCGGTGGCCATGGGCGGCAACTGGCCCCATCTGAACGCCCACCTCTACGCCGGCGTGGCCCGCAGCGGACCGGTCGAGTTCCACCTCCAGGGCTGGGAGGTGGCGCGGCTGATCTATCACGACGCGGTCGAGCCCCACGAAGGGCGCTTGGCCGTCGGCGATGCGCCGGGACTTGGACTGACGCTGCGCCAGGACCTGGTCGAGCGCTTCACCGTGCCGTAGAAGACGATCACCACGACTCGGAGGTAACGATGCAGGAGATGACGTCTGACGTGGACTCTCCGGAGCTTGCTCAGCTGTACCAGGACATCGAGGACAACGACCTGGCCCCCTTGTGGACCCAGCGCGAGGACCTGCAACCGCTCACGCCGACGCCTGCGGCGGTACCGCACGTGTGGCGGTGGACGAGACTTCTCGACATCGCCGAACGATCCGGGCGGCTGG
Protein-coding sequences here:
- a CDS encoding FAD-dependent monooxygenase — translated: MRDDLATPVDVPVLIVGGGPAGLTAALLLARSGVRSLVLERRSEAPRLPRAHLLNVRTMEVFADIGIADRVYELGPQNERWHKVAWYTSLGGPTPLHGRKIGEVQAWGGGTDEARYRAASPQRFCNVPQIHLDRVLWDKAREILGDSVRAGQEVVDLRVDDDSAVVVARDLARGTTYEVSARYVIVADGGRTCAAALGVAMDGPQRMRTISSLYFTSDLSGYADPDALITHFINPRSHGRVGGVLQALGPGRYDASSPQWALALSGASMTDAVAAAPEVAARDLLGLPPDHHLEVHAISQWQYEAVVARRFRRGPVFLVGNAAHRHPPTGGLGLNCAVQDSANLAWKLAAVMSGWGHDALLDSYETERRPVAALYTAHAMENSNRHLPIAAAMGLSATMPEDEGWQQVAIWASDTSEGRRRRAEASAAVAENALDYSQLNIEAGYSYASGALVPDGTPPPDGHQSSITYVPTARPGHHLPHLWVTRDGSRISTHDLVVHDGLTLLVRDSAASAWADALKAASPVLAAPVAVAVVGLSDGVREPGGSTAVDSWTVLSGTAEDGALLVRPDRHVAWRTPTMPADPADALINAVTLVVDPDPGSVHEVDPLLERVNEAARVVVGHGRAVTRGSTS
- a CDS encoding malate dehydrogenase — encoded protein: MIGAAGTVGSAFAFHWLVSAPAGELVLVDVNAGALQAQLMDLDHLRGLGAHPGVRIGSRAALAEADVVVLAASLSAPAGPDRAAMVTRNAGLLAGLLPDLRLARPDALVVVATNPVDAITTLVVDSGSLRADQVLGFSLNDTLRFRAALARHFGVEIGRVEGWNLGQHGGAQVPVYSAVTVDGRARSISPRDRPPIDSYLAEWFRSYQGLQPGRSTGWASAAGLHRVIDTWWNRRSAPLPCSRLLGGEHGLTGVALGVPVDLSGDRPAVVELGLTGAEEAGMHRAGAAVGRAVDALRDALAREREDA
- a CDS encoding mandelate racemase/muconate lactonizing enzyme family protein, with protein sequence MRITALRARRLEVPVTLPLSPAPRLVPLLLAEVDTDAGASGHALFFAPMASAVLAYLRDEATPLLVGAPARPEAVREILEQRMPHRPTTGAWATAASLVDIAVWDALGQRTQTPVWQLLGGARAEVEAYVTFGLPAYCRTELVRLAEQLVGDGHRGLKLVVGAQAGQGASRRNQSLRADAERIHAVRAAVGPDVDLMIDANKRLTLPQAVALADAVGECDLTWFEDPVTLGDPSLMAQARDRIAIPIAGGSLGMGNVATFHHLVSSGAIDIAQPNVRDLGGFTGARRAMAIAEAHHLPVAMGGNWPHLNAHLYAGVARSGPVEFHLQGWEVARLIYHDAVEPHEGRLAVGDAPGLGLTLRQDLVERFTVP